A region of Solea solea chromosome 7, fSolSol10.1, whole genome shotgun sequence DNA encodes the following proteins:
- the trim59 gene encoding tripartite motif-containing protein 59 isoform X2: MAQTEALLRANGATRRASFILQSYQTTLVSTMDIIEEDLTCSVCYCLFSDPRILPCSHTFCKACLNSLHQESTNHGMWLPPIQIKCPNCRSMTGHLPRGVDALPTNMSLKAIIEKYQRDSVSRSPSCPEHGGQPLNIYCIRDRQMICGFCLTVGEHQGHCIDDLQLAFVKEKETPSSLLATLSEKRWAEVCELGEQLEKEKAHCEALLSQDREEVNHFFRTLDAVLARKRQAYLEALDKAGAEVSRAYEPLIHRVQELQQEQQDLVSLGTSVTQDSPLVFLEKVHLLRERVEEFITTPLPSLINLSISPRAAEFLLQHWSAVTIGSLEEAPVPKVSCCSRCGSAESGRHGTNRWAWDVRRDLQPYSPVLLLLVLAVMWLNQVEATSLGFSLLSPFSELVHCLNSEVISPVWDLVRSVYSVMEAALEMWSTQLSSLRVMAVQQLMALFKTH, encoded by the exons ATGGCGCAGACTGAGGCGCTACTCCGAGCTAACG GTGCGACACGTAGGGCTTCATTCATCCTGCAGTCCTACCAGACTACCCTTGTCTCCACCATGGACATCATAGAGGAGGACCTGACCTGCTCCGTGTGCTACTGTCTCTTCTCTGACCCGCGAATCCTGCCGTGCTCACACACCTTCTGTAAGGCCTGCCTGAACAGCTTACACCAAGAGTCCACAAACCACGGCATGTGGCTGCCTCCAATTCAAATTAAATGCCCCAACTGTCGCAGCATGACGGGGCATCTCCCCAGGGGTGTCGATGCTCTACCCACCAACATGTCTCTGAAGGCCATCATTGAGAAA TACCAGCGGGACAGTGTGTCACGCTCGCCCTCCTGTCCGGAGCACGGCGGGCAGCCTCTCAACATTTACTGCATCCGCGATCGACAGATGATCTGTGGATTCTGTCTGACTGTCGGGGAGCACCAAGGGCACTGCATCGATGACCTGCAGTTGGCTTTTGTCAAAGAAAAAGAGACGCCGTCGTCACTGCTGGCAACACTTTCTGAGAAGAGATGGGCAGAG GTGTGTGAGCTTGGGGAGCAGCTGGAGAAGGAAAAGGCTCACTGTGAAGCTCTGCTCAGCcaggacagagaggaagtgaatCACTTTTTTCGGACGCTAGACGCGGTGCTGGCCAGGAAGAGACAGGCCTACCTGGAGGCCCTCGATAAAGCTGGAGCAGAGGTATCGCGGGCATATGAACCACTGATCCACAGAGTGCAGGAACTACAG caggagcagcaggacctGGTGTCTCTGGGCACATCAGTGACGCAGGACTCCCCGCTGGTTTTCCTGGAGAAGGTGCATTTGCTCAGAGAGAGGGTAGAGGAGTTTATTACAACCCCTCTGCCCTCGCTGATAAACCTCTCCATCAGCCCGCGGGCAGCCGAGTTCCTCCTGCAGCACTGGTCTGCTGTGACCATAGGCAGCCTGGAGGAAGCTCCTGTTCCCAAGGTGAGCTGCTGTTCCCGATGTGGCAGTGCCGAGTCAGGAAGACATGGCACCAACAGATGGGCATGGGACGTACGGCGTGACCTGCAGCCTTATTCccccgtgctgctgctgctggtgctggcaGTGATGTGGTTGAACCAAGTTGAAGCCACATCACTTGGCTTCTCTCTACTGTCTCCATTCAGTGAGTTAGTCCACTGCCTGAACAGTGAGGTCATCTCTCCCGTATGGGACCTGGTGCGGTCGGTgtactcagtgatggaggctgCCCTAGAGATGTGGAGCACACAGCTCTCCTCACTCAGGGTCATGGCTGTTCAGCAGCTGATGGCTTTATTTAAAACTCACTGA
- the trim59 gene encoding tripartite motif-containing protein 59 isoform X1 → MAQTEALLRANGATRRASFILQSYQTTLVSTMDIIEEDLTCSVCYCLFSDPRILPCSHTFCKACLNSLHQESTNHGMWLPPIQIKCPNCRSMTGHLPRGVDALPTNMSLKAIIEKYQRDSVSRSPSCPEHGGQPLNIYCIRDRQMICGFCLTVGEHQGHCIDDLQLAFVKEKETPSSLLATLSEKRWAEVCELGEQLEKEKAHCEALLSQDREEVNHFFRTLDAVLARKRQAYLEALDKAGAEVSRAYEPLIHRVQELQYCLLQQEQQDLVSLGTSVTQDSPLVFLEKVHLLRERVEEFITTPLPSLINLSISPRAAEFLLQHWSAVTIGSLEEAPVPKVSCCSRCGSAESGRHGTNRWAWDVRRDLQPYSPVLLLLVLAVMWLNQVEATSLGFSLLSPFSELVHCLNSEVISPVWDLVRSVYSVMEAALEMWSTQLSSLRVMAVQQLMALFKTH, encoded by the exons ATGGCGCAGACTGAGGCGCTACTCCGAGCTAACG GTGCGACACGTAGGGCTTCATTCATCCTGCAGTCCTACCAGACTACCCTTGTCTCCACCATGGACATCATAGAGGAGGACCTGACCTGCTCCGTGTGCTACTGTCTCTTCTCTGACCCGCGAATCCTGCCGTGCTCACACACCTTCTGTAAGGCCTGCCTGAACAGCTTACACCAAGAGTCCACAAACCACGGCATGTGGCTGCCTCCAATTCAAATTAAATGCCCCAACTGTCGCAGCATGACGGGGCATCTCCCCAGGGGTGTCGATGCTCTACCCACCAACATGTCTCTGAAGGCCATCATTGAGAAA TACCAGCGGGACAGTGTGTCACGCTCGCCCTCCTGTCCGGAGCACGGCGGGCAGCCTCTCAACATTTACTGCATCCGCGATCGACAGATGATCTGTGGATTCTGTCTGACTGTCGGGGAGCACCAAGGGCACTGCATCGATGACCTGCAGTTGGCTTTTGTCAAAGAAAAAGAGACGCCGTCGTCACTGCTGGCAACACTTTCTGAGAAGAGATGGGCAGAG GTGTGTGAGCTTGGGGAGCAGCTGGAGAAGGAAAAGGCTCACTGTGAAGCTCTGCTCAGCcaggacagagaggaagtgaatCACTTTTTTCGGACGCTAGACGCGGTGCTGGCCAGGAAGAGACAGGCCTACCTGGAGGCCCTCGATAAAGCTGGAGCAGAGGTATCGCGGGCATATGAACCACTGATCCACAGAGTGCAGGAACTACAG TATTGTttgctgcagcaggagcagcaggacctGGTGTCTCTGGGCACATCAGTGACGCAGGACTCCCCGCTGGTTTTCCTGGAGAAGGTGCATTTGCTCAGAGAGAGGGTAGAGGAGTTTATTACAACCCCTCTGCCCTCGCTGATAAACCTCTCCATCAGCCCGCGGGCAGCCGAGTTCCTCCTGCAGCACTGGTCTGCTGTGACCATAGGCAGCCTGGAGGAAGCTCCTGTTCCCAAGGTGAGCTGCTGTTCCCGATGTGGCAGTGCCGAGTCAGGAAGACATGGCACCAACAGATGGGCATGGGACGTACGGCGTGACCTGCAGCCTTATTCccccgtgctgctgctgctggtgctggcaGTGATGTGGTTGAACCAAGTTGAAGCCACATCACTTGGCTTCTCTCTACTGTCTCCATTCAGTGAGTTAGTCCACTGCCTGAACAGTGAGGTCATCTCTCCCGTATGGGACCTGGTGCGGTCGGTgtactcagtgatggaggctgCCCTAGAGATGTGGAGCACACAGCTCTCCTCACTCAGGGTCATGGCTGTTCAGCAGCTGATGGCTTTATTTAAAACTCACTGA
- the trim59 gene encoding tripartite motif-containing protein 59 isoform X4, which yields MDIIEEDLTCSVCYCLFSDPRILPCSHTFCKACLNSLHQESTNHGMWLPPIQIKCPNCRSMTGHLPRGVDALPTNMSLKAIIEKYQRDSVSRSPSCPEHGGQPLNIYCIRDRQMICGFCLTVGEHQGHCIDDLQLAFVKEKETPSSLLATLSEKRWAEVCELGEQLEKEKAHCEALLSQDREEVNHFFRTLDAVLARKRQAYLEALDKAGAEVSRAYEPLIHRVQELQYCLLQQEQQDLVSLGTSVTQDSPLVFLEKVHLLRERVEEFITTPLPSLINLSISPRAAEFLLQHWSAVTIGSLEEAPVPKVSCCSRCGSAESGRHGTNRWAWDVRRDLQPYSPVLLLLVLAVMWLNQVEATSLGFSLLSPFSELVHCLNSEVISPVWDLVRSVYSVMEAALEMWSTQLSSLRVMAVQQLMALFKTH from the exons ATGGACATCATAGAGGAGGACCTGACCTGCTCCGTGTGCTACTGTCTCTTCTCTGACCCGCGAATCCTGCCGTGCTCACACACCTTCTGTAAGGCCTGCCTGAACAGCTTACACCAAGAGTCCACAAACCACGGCATGTGGCTGCCTCCAATTCAAATTAAATGCCCCAACTGTCGCAGCATGACGGGGCATCTCCCCAGGGGTGTCGATGCTCTACCCACCAACATGTCTCTGAAGGCCATCATTGAGAAA TACCAGCGGGACAGTGTGTCACGCTCGCCCTCCTGTCCGGAGCACGGCGGGCAGCCTCTCAACATTTACTGCATCCGCGATCGACAGATGATCTGTGGATTCTGTCTGACTGTCGGGGAGCACCAAGGGCACTGCATCGATGACCTGCAGTTGGCTTTTGTCAAAGAAAAAGAGACGCCGTCGTCACTGCTGGCAACACTTTCTGAGAAGAGATGGGCAGAG GTGTGTGAGCTTGGGGAGCAGCTGGAGAAGGAAAAGGCTCACTGTGAAGCTCTGCTCAGCcaggacagagaggaagtgaatCACTTTTTTCGGACGCTAGACGCGGTGCTGGCCAGGAAGAGACAGGCCTACCTGGAGGCCCTCGATAAAGCTGGAGCAGAGGTATCGCGGGCATATGAACCACTGATCCACAGAGTGCAGGAACTACAG TATTGTttgctgcagcaggagcagcaggacctGGTGTCTCTGGGCACATCAGTGACGCAGGACTCCCCGCTGGTTTTCCTGGAGAAGGTGCATTTGCTCAGAGAGAGGGTAGAGGAGTTTATTACAACCCCTCTGCCCTCGCTGATAAACCTCTCCATCAGCCCGCGGGCAGCCGAGTTCCTCCTGCAGCACTGGTCTGCTGTGACCATAGGCAGCCTGGAGGAAGCTCCTGTTCCCAAGGTGAGCTGCTGTTCCCGATGTGGCAGTGCCGAGTCAGGAAGACATGGCACCAACAGATGGGCATGGGACGTACGGCGTGACCTGCAGCCTTATTCccccgtgctgctgctgctggtgctggcaGTGATGTGGTTGAACCAAGTTGAAGCCACATCACTTGGCTTCTCTCTACTGTCTCCATTCAGTGAGTTAGTCCACTGCCTGAACAGTGAGGTCATCTCTCCCGTATGGGACCTGGTGCGGTCGGTgtactcagtgatggaggctgCCCTAGAGATGTGGAGCACACAGCTCTCCTCACTCAGGGTCATGGCTGTTCAGCAGCTGATGGCTTTATTTAAAACTCACTGA
- the trim59 gene encoding tripartite motif-containing protein 59 isoform X3 has product MAQTEALLRANGATRRASFILQSYQTTLVSTMDIIEEDLTCSVCYCLFSDPRILPCSHTFCKACLNSLHQESTNHGMWLPPIQIKCPNCRSMTGHLPRGVDALPTNMSLKAIIEKYQRDSVSRSPSCPEHGGQPLNIYCIRDRQMICGFCLTVGEHQGHCIDDLQLAFVKEKETPSSLLATLSEKRWAEVCELGEQLEKEKAHCEALLSQDREEVNHFFRTLDAVLARKRQAYLEALDKAGAEVSRAYEPLIHRVQELQEQQDLVSLGTSVTQDSPLVFLEKVHLLRERVEEFITTPLPSLINLSISPRAAEFLLQHWSAVTIGSLEEAPVPKVSCCSRCGSAESGRHGTNRWAWDVRRDLQPYSPVLLLLVLAVMWLNQVEATSLGFSLLSPFSELVHCLNSEVISPVWDLVRSVYSVMEAALEMWSTQLSSLRVMAVQQLMALFKTH; this is encoded by the exons ATGGCGCAGACTGAGGCGCTACTCCGAGCTAACG GTGCGACACGTAGGGCTTCATTCATCCTGCAGTCCTACCAGACTACCCTTGTCTCCACCATGGACATCATAGAGGAGGACCTGACCTGCTCCGTGTGCTACTGTCTCTTCTCTGACCCGCGAATCCTGCCGTGCTCACACACCTTCTGTAAGGCCTGCCTGAACAGCTTACACCAAGAGTCCACAAACCACGGCATGTGGCTGCCTCCAATTCAAATTAAATGCCCCAACTGTCGCAGCATGACGGGGCATCTCCCCAGGGGTGTCGATGCTCTACCCACCAACATGTCTCTGAAGGCCATCATTGAGAAA TACCAGCGGGACAGTGTGTCACGCTCGCCCTCCTGTCCGGAGCACGGCGGGCAGCCTCTCAACATTTACTGCATCCGCGATCGACAGATGATCTGTGGATTCTGTCTGACTGTCGGGGAGCACCAAGGGCACTGCATCGATGACCTGCAGTTGGCTTTTGTCAAAGAAAAAGAGACGCCGTCGTCACTGCTGGCAACACTTTCTGAGAAGAGATGGGCAGAG GTGTGTGAGCTTGGGGAGCAGCTGGAGAAGGAAAAGGCTCACTGTGAAGCTCTGCTCAGCcaggacagagaggaagtgaatCACTTTTTTCGGACGCTAGACGCGGTGCTGGCCAGGAAGAGACAGGCCTACCTGGAGGCCCTCGATAAAGCTGGAGCAGAGGTATCGCGGGCATATGAACCACTGATCCACAGAGTGCAGGAACTACAG gagcagcaggacctGGTGTCTCTGGGCACATCAGTGACGCAGGACTCCCCGCTGGTTTTCCTGGAGAAGGTGCATTTGCTCAGAGAGAGGGTAGAGGAGTTTATTACAACCCCTCTGCCCTCGCTGATAAACCTCTCCATCAGCCCGCGGGCAGCCGAGTTCCTCCTGCAGCACTGGTCTGCTGTGACCATAGGCAGCCTGGAGGAAGCTCCTGTTCCCAAGGTGAGCTGCTGTTCCCGATGTGGCAGTGCCGAGTCAGGAAGACATGGCACCAACAGATGGGCATGGGACGTACGGCGTGACCTGCAGCCTTATTCccccgtgctgctgctgctggtgctggcaGTGATGTGGTTGAACCAAGTTGAAGCCACATCACTTGGCTTCTCTCTACTGTCTCCATTCAGTGAGTTAGTCCACTGCCTGAACAGTGAGGTCATCTCTCCCGTATGGGACCTGGTGCGGTCGGTgtactcagtgatggaggctgCCCTAGAGATGTGGAGCACACAGCTCTCCTCACTCAGGGTCATGGCTGTTCAGCAGCTGATGGCTTTATTTAAAACTCACTGA